Proteins from one Legionella adelaidensis genomic window:
- a CDS encoding DUF3309 family protein, whose product MGLVLLIILILLLLGALPTWPYSSAWGYGPSGIVGLLLVILIVLFLLKVIPF is encoded by the coding sequence ATGGGTTTAGTACTGCTAATTATTCTAATCTTGCTTTTATTAGGAGCCTTACCGACCTGGCCCTATAGCTCAGCTTGGGGATATGGCCCTTCTGGTATAGTAGGGTTGTTGTTGGTAATCCTAATTGTTTTATTCCTACTAAAAGTAATTCCGTTTTAA
- a CDS encoding CsbD family protein, which yields MNKDIFQGSWEEVKGKMKKTWGKLTDDDLDVIEGNQQEIYGKLQKHYGYTREEAEKAVKDFTDL from the coding sequence ATGAATAAGGATATTTTTCAAGGAAGTTGGGAAGAAGTTAAAGGCAAAATGAAAAAAACCTGGGGAAAATTAACCGACGATGATTTGGATGTCATAGAAGGCAATCAACAAGAAATATATGGAAAACTGCAAAAACATTATGGTTATACAAGGGAAGAGGCAGAAAAGGCAGTGAAAGATTTTACTGATTTATAG
- a CDS encoding Ku protein, translated as MRAIWSGAITFGLVNIPIKIYSATESHSLNFDLLRRKDLCPVKYARVCSTDGKEVEWEDIAKGYEYREGDYVVLEKDDFEKASPEKTHTIDITQFANEQEVDSIFYETPYYLEPQKEGQKAYALLREALKESKMIGIGEFVLRNHESLVVLKPYGDLILLNKLRYNDEVRDTKHLSLAKAELINPKELKMAMQLINQLSESFKPKEFKDTYIADLKKIIEAKAKGKKVKKGKYLSDRGKVTDIMDLLKKSLKPEKKTKRA; from the coding sequence ATGCGTGCAATATGGTCTGGAGCTATTACATTTGGATTAGTGAATATTCCTATAAAAATTTATAGCGCAACAGAAAGTCATTCCCTAAATTTTGATTTATTGCGCAGGAAAGACCTATGTCCCGTTAAGTACGCCCGCGTTTGTAGTACCGACGGGAAGGAAGTTGAGTGGGAAGATATCGCCAAGGGCTATGAATACCGCGAAGGAGATTATGTCGTACTAGAGAAAGATGATTTTGAAAAAGCCAGTCCCGAGAAAACGCATACTATAGACATTACCCAATTTGCCAATGAACAGGAAGTAGATTCTATATTTTATGAAACACCTTATTATCTTGAACCGCAAAAAGAGGGACAAAAAGCCTATGCGCTTTTAAGAGAAGCTTTAAAAGAAAGCAAAATGATTGGAATTGGTGAATTTGTATTGCGTAACCATGAAAGTCTGGTGGTCCTAAAACCTTATGGTGATCTGATATTATTAAATAAATTGCGCTACAACGATGAAGTGCGCGACACTAAACATTTAAGTTTAGCAAAAGCGGAACTTATTAATCCAAAAGAATTAAAAATGGCTATGCAACTTATTAATCAATTAAGCGAGTCATTTAAACCCAAAGAATTTAAAGATACTTATATTGCTGATTTAAAAAAAATAATTGAAGCCAAGGCCAAGGGCAAGAAAGTTAAAAAAGGTAAATATCTTTCTGATCGCGGTAAAGTAACCGATATCATGGACTTATTGAAGAAAAGTTTAAAACCGGAAAAAAAAACCAAGCGTGCTTAA
- a CDS encoding disulfide bond formation protein B encodes MKKINVIGLENGLNALAVLGLFFLLALSLFIQFYFSELPCPLCLLQRVGFVIISVGFLLNLRYGFRPSHYAIALLGALYTSFVALRQIALHVVPGTGSYGSSILGFHLYTWSFILSMLIVVAATIMLGVDRQYKETAQEILKIRFWANILFALMLLVTVVNFVYTLKECGIKECPENPSAYIW; translated from the coding sequence ATGAAAAAAATCAATGTAATTGGCCTGGAGAATGGACTAAATGCTTTAGCAGTTTTAGGGTTGTTTTTTTTATTGGCGCTATCTTTATTTATTCAATTTTATTTTTCAGAACTTCCTTGCCCATTGTGTTTATTGCAACGGGTTGGTTTTGTAATTATTTCTGTAGGGTTTTTGCTTAACTTACGTTATGGTTTTAGACCCAGCCACTACGCCATTGCATTGCTTGGCGCTTTATATACCTCTTTTGTTGCTTTAAGACAAATAGCATTGCATGTGGTTCCTGGAACAGGATCATATGGTTCGAGCATATTAGGATTTCATCTTTATACCTGGTCATTTATTCTCTCTATGCTAATTGTCGTAGCGGCGACCATAATGTTAGGAGTAGATAGACAATATAAAGAAACCGCGCAGGAAATTTTAAAAATTCGTTTTTGGGCAAATATATTATTTGCATTAATGTTATTAGTGACTGTAGTAAACTTTGTTTATACTTTGAAAGAGTGCGGAATAAAGGAATGTCCAGAAAATCCCTCTGCTTATATCTGGTAA
- a CDS encoding DUF5993 family protein: MKKMIILIWILLIIVLLLAWLNKRTLSLYSVYITILLSTIAFIYHITSSLNLNL, translated from the coding sequence ATGAAAAAAATGATTATTTTAATCTGGATTCTTTTAATCATTGTCTTGTTACTAGCTTGGCTTAACAAGAGAACGCTTTCCCTTTACTCCGTGTATATAACCATCCTTTTATCAACAATAGCTTTTATTTATCATATCACTTCATCATTGAATTTAAATTTATAA